A portion of the Pseudomonas protegens CHA0 genome contains these proteins:
- a CDS encoding CobW family GTP-binding protein has translation MLQNIPTHVIAGPLGAGKTSLIRHLLSQRPAAERWAVLINEFGQIGLDAALLTRDEDGIALGEVAGGCLCCVNGAPFQVGLGRLLRKARPDRLLIEPSGLGHPAQLLKQLNEAPWKGVLAVQPCVLVLDAQALAAGKPLPRAQQDALSSAGLLVLNKDELLSDSDRLRVLEQLPDLPLFWTRHAALPLAELPGLGASAEAALEQSDIPQGLAQLPAVWSDPALPICLSQSQEDGWSIGWRWHPSQQFDLVRVEHWLQNLDWRRAKLVLHSDQGWRSGNGLDNSPLNWLPSEWRRDSRLELIFSSPQDIAVLQASLDACRL, from the coding sequence GACCAGCCTGATCCGCCATCTGCTGAGCCAGCGCCCGGCCGCCGAGCGCTGGGCGGTGCTGATCAACGAGTTTGGCCAGATCGGCCTGGACGCGGCCCTGCTGACCCGCGACGAAGATGGCATCGCCCTGGGCGAAGTGGCCGGCGGCTGCCTGTGCTGCGTCAACGGTGCACCGTTCCAGGTGGGCCTGGGCCGCCTGTTGCGCAAGGCCCGGCCGGACCGCCTGCTTATCGAGCCCTCGGGCCTCGGCCACCCGGCCCAATTGCTCAAGCAGTTGAATGAAGCGCCCTGGAAGGGCGTGCTGGCGGTGCAACCCTGCGTGCTGGTGCTGGATGCCCAAGCGCTGGCCGCTGGCAAGCCGTTGCCCCGGGCGCAGCAGGATGCGCTGTCCAGCGCCGGCCTGCTGGTACTGAACAAGGACGAACTGCTCAGCGACAGCGACAGGTTGCGGGTGCTGGAGCAATTGCCGGACCTTCCCTTGTTCTGGACCCGCCATGCCGCCTTGCCCCTGGCCGAGCTGCCGGGCCTGGGAGCCAGCGCCGAAGCGGCCCTGGAGCAGTCGGACATTCCCCAGGGCCTGGCCCAGTTGCCGGCCGTGTGGAGCGATCCGGCGCTGCCGATCTGCCTCAGCCAGTCCCAGGAGGATGGCTGGAGCATCGGCTGGCGCTGGCACCCCAGCCAACAGTTCGATCTGGTCCGGGTCGAGCACTGGCTGCAGAACCTCGACTGGCGCCGGGCCAAGCTGGTGCTCCACAGTGATCAAGGCTGGCGGTCGGGCAACGGGCTGGATAATTCACCGCTGAACTGGCTGCCCAGCGAATGGCGCCGGGATTCGCGCCTGGAACTGATCTTCAGTAGCCCTCAGGACATTGCCGTTCTGCAGGCCAGTCTCGATGCCTGTCGCCTGTAG
- a CDS encoding DUF3301 domain-containing protein, translating into MLTLGNIFVLMLLATAAAWLWHNHGLRERALERVKQHCARLDIELLDGNVALKRIGFVKDGNGRRRLARVYNFEFTVTGETRHAGTITQFGAHSAHIELAPYPFEAKEPLPSAEVIELSQWREEHRKFKP; encoded by the coding sequence ATGCTGACCCTTGGAAACATCTTTGTGCTGATGCTACTGGCAACCGCTGCTGCCTGGCTGTGGCACAACCACGGCCTGCGCGAACGGGCCCTGGAGCGGGTCAAGCAGCACTGCGCGCGGCTCGACATCGAGTTGCTGGACGGTAATGTGGCGCTCAAGCGCATCGGTTTCGTCAAGGATGGCAATGGCCGGCGGCGCCTGGCGCGGGTCTACAACTTCGAGTTCACCGTGACCGGGGAAACCCGTCATGCCGGGACCATCACCCAGTTCGGCGCCCACAGCGCCCATATCGAGCTGGCGCCCTACCCGTTCGAAGCCAAGGAGCCCCTGCCCAGTGCCGAGGTGATCGAGCTGAGCCAGTGGCGCGAGGAACATCGCAAGTTCAAGCCGTAA
- the pdxY gene encoding pyridoxal kinase PdxY, giving the protein MKRTPHLLAIQSHVVFGHAGNSAAVFPMQRVGVNVWPLNTVQFSNHTQYGQWAGEVLAPQQIPELVEGIAAIGELGNCDAVLSGYLGSAAQGRAILSGVARIKAVNPKALYLCDPVMGHPEKGCSVPAEVSDFLLDEAVAMADFLCPNQLELDSFCGRKPQSLFDCLGMARSLLDKGPRAVLVKHLDYPGKLADGFEMLLVTADGSWHLRRPLLAFPRQPVGVGDLTSGLFLARVLLGDSLVAAFEFTAAAVHEVLLETQACASYELELVRAQDRIAHPRVRFEATPIGF; this is encoded by the coding sequence ATGAAACGTACGCCCCACCTGCTTGCGATCCAGTCCCATGTGGTTTTCGGCCACGCCGGCAACAGTGCCGCGGTATTCCCCATGCAGCGGGTTGGGGTGAATGTCTGGCCGCTGAATACGGTGCAGTTCTCCAACCACACTCAGTATGGTCAGTGGGCCGGGGAAGTGCTGGCGCCACAGCAGATTCCCGAGCTGGTGGAAGGCATTGCCGCCATCGGCGAGCTGGGCAACTGCGACGCGGTGCTGTCCGGCTACCTGGGCAGCGCGGCCCAGGGCCGGGCGATCCTCAGCGGTGTGGCGCGGATCAAGGCAGTCAATCCCAAGGCCCTGTACTTGTGTGACCCGGTGATGGGCCATCCGGAGAAGGGCTGCAGCGTGCCGGCTGAAGTCAGCGACTTCCTGCTGGACGAGGCCGTGGCCATGGCGGATTTTCTCTGCCCCAACCAGCTGGAGCTGGACAGCTTCTGCGGGCGCAAGCCGCAATCGCTGTTCGACTGCCTGGGCATGGCCCGGTCGCTGCTGGACAAGGGCCCCAGGGCGGTGCTGGTCAAGCACCTGGACTACCCGGGCAAGCTGGCGGACGGTTTCGAGATGCTGCTGGTGACCGCTGACGGCAGCTGGCACCTGCGCCGTCCATTACTGGCGTTCCCGCGCCAGCCGGTGGGGGTGGGCGACCTGACCTCAGGCCTGTTCCTGGCCCGGGTATTGTTGGGGGACAGCCTGGTGGCGGCCTTCGAATTCACCGCCGCGGCGGTGCATGAAGTACTGCTGGAAACCCAGGCCTGCGCCAGTTACGAGCTGGAGCTGGTGCGCGCCCAGGACCGCATCGCCCACCCACGGGTGCGCTTCGAGGCCACGCCGATCGGCTTCTGA